In Papaver somniferum cultivar HN1 unplaced genomic scaffold, ASM357369v1 unplaced-scaffold_80, whole genome shotgun sequence, the following proteins share a genomic window:
- the LOC113345049 gene encoding RHOMBOID-like protein 1 encodes MGRENHQIPSSDIENNNNPKIVIPPSSQSRNDNTIHPVSTDTPSAANTPSSHQQMMFSKPFKSWFPWLIPSFVVINVVLFLITMSINNCPKNSTSCIGGFLGRFSFQPFKENPLLGPTSDSLDKMGALEVNKVVHGGEGWRLFTCMWLHAGVFHILANMLSLLFIGIRLEQEFGFVRIGLLYIIAGLGGSLLSALFIRSSISVGASGALFGLLGGMLSELITNWTIYANKFAAMLTLVVIIAINLAVGILPHVDNFAHIGGFVSGFLVGFVFLMRPQFGWVNQRNVPPRIAAASSAKTKHKTYQYVLWVTALILLIVGFTVGLVLLFRGFDGNKHCSWCHYMSCIPTKRWSCNNDPVTCMSSQSLNQLNLTCSNNGKTNTYQMSNATDNQIRQLCAQLCG; translated from the exons ACACGCCGTCGGCAGCCAATACACCGTCGAGTCATCAGCAGATGATGTTTAGTAAACCGTTTAAGAGTTGGTTTCCGTGGTTGATTCCGAGTTTTGTTGTGATTAATGTGGTTTTGTTTTTGATTACTATGTCGATTAATAATTGTCCTAAGAATTCGACTTCTTGTATTGGGGGGTTTCTGGGGAGGTTTTCGTTTCAGCCGTTTAAAGAGAATCCACTTCTTGGGCCTACTTCTGATTC GTTAGATAAGATGGGTGCGCTGGAAGTGAATAAAGTGGTACATGGGGGTGAAGGATGGCGGCTTTTTACTTGCATGTGGTTACATGCTGGGGTTTTCCATATACTGGCAAACATGTTGAGTCTCTTGTTTATTGGGATTCGGCTTGAGCAAGAATTTGGATTTG TGCGAATTGGTTTGTTGTACATCATTGCTGGCTTGGGAGGGAGTTTGTTGTCTGCTTTGTTTATCCGATCAAGTATTTCTGTTGGGGCATCTGGTGCGCTCTTTGGATTATTAGGAGGGATGCTTTCTGAACTCATTACAAACTGGACAATTTATGCAAACAAG TTTGCAGCAATGCTTACCCTTGTGGTTATCATAGCCATCAATTTGGCAGTGGGAATTCTTCCACACGTGGACAACTTTGCACACATTGGAGGATTTGTTTCTGGGTTTCTtgttggttttgtttttcttatgCGCCCTCAATTTGGATGGGTTAACCAGAGGAATGTTCCTCCCAGaattgctgctgcttcctctgcTAAAACCAAACACAAGACTTATCAGTATGTTTTGTGGGTCACTGCCCTAATCCTCCTAATAGTTGG GTTCACTGTTGGCCTGGTTTTGCTGTTCCGAGGATTTGATGGTAATAAACACTGTTCGTGGTGTCACTACATGAGCTGCATTCCCACTAAAAGATGGAGCTGCAACAATGACCCAGTGACCTGCATG TCTTCCCAGTCATTGAACCAACTGAACTTGACGTGCTCTAACAATGGGAAAACCAACACATACCAAATGTCAAATGCAACCGATAATCAGATCAGACAGTTATGTGCTCAGTTATGTGGTTGA